TGTAATGCCGCTTCCTCTtctccgtcgccgtcgccgtcgccgtcgcgggGGTGTTCCGTTACACTTACGCCGGCTCCCGCGGGCGCGCCGCCCAGAGCGAGCTGAGCGCGCGCAGCCGCTGGCCGTAGTCCGCGAGCGCGAGCAGGCCCCGCGCCGCCTGCCGCGGCGTCAGGATCTTGTGCATGTTCCGCAGCGTCTGCTGCCGGAGATGGTCCGCCTTGTCCACGAAGTCGACGAGGTCGGCGAGCTTGCCGACGGCGCTGGCCATCTGCTGCGCCGCGtacccgccgccggcgccgagcggcgaggcgacgtcgacggtCATGAGGGCGTCGACGAGCGTCTGCTGCAGCTTGCTCATGCCCTGCGACAGCGCGTCCTCCAGCTGCCTCGCCGTGTTCTGCAGCTTGCGCACCTCGGCCGCCTGGTGGTCCATGAGCGGGTTCAGCCGCGGCGCCAGCACCTTGAGCAGCTCGGAGGGGCGGAACCCGCCGATCCAGAGGAAGAACCGCTCCGCGGGGGCCCGCCACACCCCCGACAGCACGAAGAAGGCGTCGGACCGCGCCGCCTGCGCCTTGGCCTGGAACAGCGCGCCGTAGTGCGCCAGCCCGGCGTCGACGAGCACCCGCAGCTGCACCTCCGGCGCGTGCGACTGCAGCGCCGCCCGCAGCTCCGTCGCCTGCCTCCCCTGCTCCTCCACCCAGCGCGCGTACTCCAGCTCGAACGCGGCCACCCGCGGGtccgcgcccgccgccgccgcgactcctcctcctcctcctccaacgCCGTACGcgccgtgctgctgctgctgctgctggcgccTGGCCATGGTGAGCTCCTGCTCCAGCTGCGCCAGCTTCATCCGGCTCGTCTCGAGATTCTGGATGTACGCCTGTGTGTGTCGTATCGTATCAAATGGATggaacaaaagcagcaatcatCAGCGATGAGCATAAGCTGATTGGACTGATGATTGGATGGAGGAAGAAAAGCAACAAGATTTTCTTGGCACGCGACGATCGAGTGATCGCTCATGGCTGAGACCGCTGACCTTCTTCCGGAGCCGGCTCTTCCGAGCTGCCTCTCTGTTCTGCGCGAGGCGTCTCTGAATCTAGGCAAAGCAGAGCGAGAAGGAGAAGCGAAGATGAGCGGGGGAGGAATTCTTTTGCCTGCGGTGGAGTCATCATCAGCATCAGTGGGGGGTCGTCTCACCTTGTCTCTTGGCCgggcggcgtcgtcgtcgtggtCGTGGCCGAAGCTatccgacgacggcggcggcgcttctTCTTCCACCTGCGGCGGGAAGTCGTACTGCTGTGCCTGTAACTGCAACCAAGGCCCGACTAGTGATGATTATCTGAATAAAGCCATGAGGAGGGGAGAGAGAGGGCGCTTGAATAATTATTACCAGCTGGTGTTTGCCGAACTTGACTTCCTCTGCTTCGACGACGTcaagcggcggcgccggcggcgtcgcCAGGGTGACCGTGGGGACGACCGCGGACAGGGGCAGGGCGTCGGCGTCGGGCCGGAACGGCTCCCCCCACACGGACACGCCGGCCGCCACCAGGTGGCGCTGCCGCTCGTAGATCCCCATGGCCGTGGCCCCGCCGCCGACGGCGGGTCCCGAGGTCACGTAGCGGCCCGGTGCGGCGCCGCTCGTCGCCAGGCGACTGCAGGAACAAGAAGCAAGAAGAGCATGTCAGCGCGCAGGCGCAGCGGCTCCACGGAAATCAAGCCCGAGCGAGGCCGAGGGGGATGGTTATTACGCCGGCCGAGGAGACGGGAAGAACTAGAAGAGGTGGCGGACGCCACGGcagggacggacggacggagacGGGACTGGCTGGCTAGCTGGCTGCAGGCTGCTggtcactcactcactcactgcCTACGACTACGAGAGCtagccatggcggcggcggtggtgagcTAGAACTAGAAGGTCGCCTCGGCTGGCAGGGACTCAGGTGGGGGCTATGGCTGCGCTGGCCTTGAGTGGCATgtaggaggaggacgaggacgatgACGATGACGCCGGCGGGCCTCCCCTCTCTCGTCCGGCGCTCAGGCCGGCCGGCAGACGACAAACAAGCCAACCTCGGCGCGGGGCAGAAACAGAAAGGTGTCGCCTTGTCGCGACCTCGTTCCGCCGGAGAGCACGATCGATCTGTTGCTAGGCAAGGTAACCCAGGCTCTTCGTTTACTTATTATTatgctttttttatatattttactACCATTCGTTGCACATGTGCTCGAGAGATTATTATATTTGGATGAGTTTGACTGGCTGTGGGAATGAATATGATTATTAGGATTAACGCTCACCCTCTCTATTTTCCAAACCCGTACGTCACGGTTATCATCAACCACCACTCAATCCcttcttagggcctgtttagattgtggatgaaaattttttgggtgtcacatcgaatgtgtcggaagaatgtcgggagggtttttttgaaactaataaaaaaacaaattacatagctcgtcaggaaactgcaagacaaatttattaagcataattaatctgccattagcatatgtgggttactgtagcacttaaggctaatcatggagtaagtaggcttaaaagattcgtctcgcgattctcaactaaactgtgtaattagtttagttttttatttataattaatgttccatgcatgtgtccaaagattcgatgggatggatgaaaaattttttggtggggaactaaacagggccttattgtCGTCGCAGATTGATTAATCAACCaagtaaaaaaaaattgcaaggtTATGTAGTATTATGCTTGTAGACAATAGAGTGGTACACGTTAGCACTCCGTACGTACAAGATTTGAAACCTTAGCCAATAATGCAAGGcaacgtgcgtgcgtgcgttgaGGAACTAATTGGCAAGCTGACGTTACCTCACCGCAATGGACGCAACTATTCGATCCCGTTGTTGTGTTCATTTTGCAACGACACTGCCTGAAGTGGACAGCCACGTACTGTGGTTGTGGACGACGGATAATTAGGACTGCCTCATATAAAACTCTGTTCTATGAACTTCACCATGAAGTAGCTCCACAGAAAGTTTGTGGAGTATCTCTTTAAGTGCTCTCATAACTCCACCATTTTTTCTCGAACCGTGAGTATGTGGAGTTAAAACtatttggctaaaaaacataAAGCGGAGCTGAAAAATATGGAGCACAACCGTCCCAAACACACCCTCTTaataattaaaatttaataatcCTCATCCAGCAGCAGCCACAGCGCACGAGTCATGATGCATTCTACGCATAGAATACCTTATCTGGACTAGACCGTGACAGCGACGCCCGCCAAGGCgccaatgcatgcatgcagcacgCAGCGTCACCACTGGCGTCAGCGTCATTCGCCGCGGTGCCAGCcaacgacacatgcatggacgaCATGGTACCTGCCTGCCACTTGGCCCCTGCTGGTTGACAACGCATCCCCCAATTGCCACTCCTCTCCACGCACTCCTTCATTTTCATCCATAAAATTGGGACATGCATGTTCGCTTAGACACCCTCAAGAAAAAGTTATTCTTTTTGTAGCCGGTGGAGCTGAAAATTATATAGCTTCACTTATCTGTGGCGGAGCCAGGAATTACATATAAGAGGGCAACCAAAAAATCCAACTTGTCAAAACTAAGCATAACCGGCGACTGACTATCTTGATTTATCGACTTGACGTAGGTGCTCACATTTTCTATATGTATTTTAGGATCAAAATGTGTTATTCTTCCGGTGGTAAACGACACACACTTAACAGAAAGATGTTTGAGATAATTTTGTAAACCAGCTTGAGAGACGCGTCTCTATTTTTAAGGTGCTTCTTAGTATTATCTAGTTATATTTTGTATtccttccatcccaaattataaattattctaagaattttggagaatcaGAATAGAAAGAATcacaaagatttatgtcatcaaataggtatactgcgaaaatataattaatgaagaatctatacttagttgatatcataaatattaattactatcttattatataaatttggtcaaatgctTGGACTCTCTAAAATTCATAGAATGACTTATAGTTTAGAATGGAGAGAGTATGATTTTACTATCTAGAGGATACTAATAAATATATAACAAAAATTGTTATGTTTTTcttttaatataaataaaaatcataaatttatACTAATAAAAATGTTTGTTGTCTGTTGACACATgttaggggggggggggcatgACCCCTGCCAGCCCTTGCTCCGCCACTATCACTTACTCTATTCTTTTTGTAGTTCATTTGGCATCTCGAAAACTAAAACAGCTCCATAGTATCTATGTTAGGTGGAGCCAGAGGTGGAGATGGGAGAATCTGTACCAAAGGGGGGCTTTAGGCCTAGTTTCGCACCCAGAAAATTTTCATCTATCCCATTAAATCTTTGGACatatacatagaacattaaatatagataaaaaaataaactaattacacattttggttgaaaatcgtgagacgaatcttttaagcctagttagtccatgattagccttaagtgctacagtaacccacatgtgctaatgacagattaattacgcttaatagatttgtcttgcagtttctagacgagctatgtaatttgttttttattagtttctaaaaaccactcccgacatccttccgacacatccgatgtgacattcaaaaaattttaatctccaatctaaacagggccttactaCTTTTACTGTTGTTGTTGCAGCCGCTACTTGAAATAGACCGTGGAACATTGTTTCGGATGCTTGTGTATAAACCTAACCCATTTCCAACAAGATTCTCTGATTTTTTCCCTCTTTAGCAAGGGCAAGTCAGATGGCATACACACGTGTCATCCAACTATGGAGCACATCCGTGTCTTTTCGCCAAAAAGATAGGGAACGTTTCAGAACTTAATTATCATCGTCATATATCGTGGAGGAGAGAAAAAGGAGGGTGATCCTGATGAGTTAGTTGGCGATGATGCATAAGTCACACCTCTTTTAGGATGTAGTAGTGCATGAGATGATGAGCACTTGTTGAGGCCTTTTTttatctctctctccctcccttgcattaggccttgtttagatgcacccaaaaacctaaaactttataagattctccatcacatcgaatcttgcggcatatgtatggaacattaaatataaataaaaaagataaccaattacacagtttacctataaatcacgatacaagtcttttaaacctagttactttatgattggacaatgtttgtcaaataaaaacgaaagtggcatatgcatgaagcattaaatcttgtggcatatgcatgaagcattaaatatagacaaaaacaaaaactaattacacagtttagctgtaaatcgcgagacgaatcttctgatcctagttagtctatgattggataatatttgtcataaacaaacgaaagtgctacagtaccgaaatacgaaattttttcggaactaaacaaggccttgagcgAGCGGGCGGCCACCAGGGGAGCTCCAGGGAATCTCACTACTATAGCTAGCTAGGGTGGGCCCGCGCGTTGAATGAGAGAATCAGGAATCGGGatcccttttttttttgcaaccaATCGTGTAGTGTAGCGGTCCTACATGCTCCACTGTTATTGTGTGCATGGCCAAATAAGGTTTGGCGATccgtgaatttttttttttctatatgcTTCTGGAGCATGTTATGTAGGATTCTTCTATTTGTCCATGAATTTTTTCTATGCTTATAGAGCAAAGATTCGCTCAACATCGCAAGCTCTTCAACTGCACAATTAATTTCTTAGTTACAACAGTGTGCGTTTCACCACTTCCTTCATGTTTAATCCCATTGTTTATGGTAAAACTTTAAACTTCTTAACGAAACATGTGCTATACATGTTTTCGAAAAAAAGAATCTATGATGTAGGGAGTATATACAGGTGTTCTGTTCATTTGGCGGCCGGCATCTTGTTCGTTTGCCCAAAGTTACTGATTCACGACAGTGACATTGTGCACCCCAATCGTTCACTGCtcttatttttcacaatctcaaTTGCTAGCTGGTTCTAAGAGTGGAGACAGATACAAAAACGGTTGGATACAGCATGGATATCAATtgctataatatataataagtgGCGGAGCCACCGCTAACCACCCTGAGCAGTCGGCTGTGCTCGCCGCCGGTGAGATTTGAATGAAAATTTTGTTTATATTAAAGAAGAATATGATCActcgcctttttttttttgcataccAAGGATCGCTCAGGCTTCTAAAAGCTTATGACTTTGTCACTGGCTCCAATATTTCTCGAATTACAGTTTCAAATATAGATAGTATCGGCTGTGTCGGATTGAACATCGGCATCGTATATATTcgatttgaaaattttagatATGGATAATGTGTAG
This window of the Sorghum bicolor cultivar BTx623 chromosome 7, Sorghum_bicolor_NCBIv3, whole genome shotgun sequence genome carries:
- the LOC8069679 gene encoding transcription factor TGAL6 isoform X1; protein product: MKAAMQVGSFFLREMGSLLINTCTWMASCVGKWCALWRRILEHIYIWGAALSFLLDWCICLTLPAHPYKKVDQVKHEMELYPGYLQDHFNIHKLSRLATSGAAPGRYVTSGPAVGGGATAMGIYERQRHLVAAGVSVWGEPFRPDADALPLSAVVPTVTLATPPAPPLDVVEAEEVKFGKHQLLQAQQYDFPPQVEEEAPPPSSDSFGHDHDDDAARPRDKIQRRLAQNREAARKSRLRKKAYIQNLETSRMKLAQLEQELTMARRQQQQQQHGAYGVGGGGGGVAAAAGADPRVAAFELEYARWVEEQGRQATELRAALQSHAPEVQLRVLVDAGLAHYGALFQAKAQAARSDAFFVLSGVWRAPAERFFLWIGGFRPSELLKVLAPRLNPLMDHQAAEVRKLQNTARQLEDALSQGMSKLQQTLVDALMTVDVASPLGAGGGYAAQQMASAVGKLADLVDFVDKADHLRQQTLRNMHKILTPRQAARGLLALADYGQRLRALSSLWAARPREPA
- the LOC8069679 gene encoding transcription factor TGA6 isoform X2 produces the protein MGIYERQRHLVAAGVSVWGEPFRPDADALPLSAVVPTVTLATPPAPPLDVVEAEEVKFGKHQLLQAQQYDFPPQVEEEAPPPSSDSFGHDHDDDAARPRDKIQRRLAQNREAARKSRLRKKAYIQNLETSRMKLAQLEQELTMARRQQQQQQHGAYGVGGGGGGVAAAAGADPRVAAFELEYARWVEEQGRQATELRAALQSHAPEVQLRVLVDAGLAHYGALFQAKAQAARSDAFFVLSGVWRAPAERFFLWIGGFRPSELLKVLAPRLNPLMDHQAAEVRKLQNTARQLEDALSQGMSKLQQTLVDALMTVDVASPLGAGGGYAAQQMASAVGKLADLVDFVDKADHLRQQTLRNMHKILTPRQAARGLLALADYGQRLRALSSLWAARPREPA